From one Plantibacter flavus genomic stretch:
- a CDS encoding acetylxylan esterase, translating into MAQFDLPLAQLQQYRPDREEAPDFDAFWADTLAEAHALAQPTVRERSDPELTGLVVEDVTFSGFGGDPIKGWFIRPAGATEPLPCIVHYIGYSGGRGLAHQWTMHPSAGYAVFVMDTRGQGSANLPGATADPFGSGPQVAGKMSAGLDSPETYYYRRVFTDAALAVDAVRSFPEVDPARVVVAGGSQGGGIALAAAGLCEGLAAALVDVPFLSHFRRALQITDASPFAELKTYLISRRGHEEEVFRTLSYFDATNFAARATAPALFSVALCDAVCPPSTVYAAFNHYAGTQKDIAVYPYNGHEGGGPVQQQAQLTFLADLLA; encoded by the coding sequence GTGGCGCAATTCGACCTCCCCCTCGCCCAGCTCCAGCAGTACCGGCCCGACCGCGAGGAGGCGCCGGATTTCGACGCGTTCTGGGCGGACACCCTCGCCGAAGCCCACGCCCTCGCCCAGCCGACGGTGCGCGAACGATCCGACCCTGAGCTGACCGGTCTCGTCGTCGAGGACGTCACGTTCTCCGGATTCGGCGGCGACCCGATCAAAGGCTGGTTCATCCGGCCGGCGGGCGCGACCGAGCCGCTCCCGTGCATCGTGCACTACATCGGGTACAGCGGCGGTCGCGGGCTCGCCCACCAGTGGACGATGCACCCGTCCGCGGGCTACGCCGTGTTCGTCATGGACACCCGCGGCCAGGGGAGCGCGAACCTGCCGGGCGCGACGGCCGACCCGTTCGGAAGCGGTCCGCAGGTCGCCGGCAAGATGAGCGCCGGGCTCGACAGCCCAGAGACCTACTACTACCGTCGGGTCTTCACGGACGCGGCGCTCGCCGTCGACGCGGTGCGCAGCTTCCCGGAGGTCGACCCCGCCCGGGTCGTCGTCGCCGGTGGGAGCCAGGGCGGCGGCATCGCGCTCGCCGCGGCCGGGCTCTGCGAGGGACTCGCGGCGGCGCTCGTCGACGTCCCGTTCCTGTCGCACTTCCGTCGTGCCCTGCAGATCACCGACGCGAGCCCCTTCGCCGAGCTGAAGACGTACCTCATCAGCCGACGTGGTCACGAGGAGGAGGTGTTCCGGACGCTCTCGTACTTCGACGCGACGAACTTCGCCGCCCGCGCGACCGCCCCCGCACTGTTCTCCGTCGCGCTCTGCGATGCGGTGTGTCCGCCCTCGACGGTGTACGCGGCGTTCAACCACTACGCGGGCACGCAGAAGGACATCGCCGTCTACCCGTACAACGGGCACGAGGGTGGCGGGCCGGTGCAGCAGCAGGCGCAGCTGACCTTCCTCGCGGACCTCCTCGCCTGA
- a CDS encoding IclR family transcriptional regulator, which produces MAGEIQQGIGRAASVLAVLGASTTGPLRASDIARATGLGTSTTARLLGTLEELGYVTKAADSPSYAIGATILALASEGLNQNPVHRESRAPAQELAQRIGLSVNVGVLDGSSLIYLCHFEGALAPKSHSMIGLRQPLHASALGKCLLLDLDADGLHALLGDEPLPRYTANTITEHAALAAELAAARERGVCMEDQELALGRLGIAAPIRDANARVVAAISISGRLSLMRERDLDVLTEDLIEVADRISVGLGLISAIPSS; this is translated from the coding sequence GTGGCAGGTGAGATCCAGCAGGGCATCGGCCGTGCGGCATCCGTGCTCGCCGTGCTCGGCGCATCGACCACCGGACCGTTGCGGGCCTCCGACATCGCCCGTGCCACCGGTCTCGGCACCTCGACGACCGCACGCCTCCTCGGCACGCTCGAGGAGCTCGGCTATGTGACGAAGGCGGCCGACAGTCCGTCCTACGCCATCGGGGCGACCATCCTGGCGCTGGCGAGCGAAGGGCTCAACCAGAACCCGGTGCACCGGGAGTCGCGTGCTCCCGCTCAGGAGCTCGCGCAACGGATCGGGCTCAGCGTCAACGTGGGCGTCCTCGACGGCTCGAGCCTCATCTACCTCTGCCACTTCGAGGGAGCCCTCGCTCCGAAGTCGCACTCGATGATCGGGCTGCGCCAGCCACTGCACGCGTCCGCGCTCGGCAAGTGTCTGCTCCTCGACCTCGACGCGGACGGTCTCCATGCGCTGCTCGGTGACGAGCCGCTCCCGCGCTACACGGCCAACACCATCACGGAGCACGCGGCCCTCGCCGCGGAGCTCGCGGCGGCGCGGGAACGCGGCGTCTGCATGGAGGACCAGGAGCTCGCGTTGGGTCGTCTCGGGATCGCGGCGCCGATCCGCGACGCGAACGCCAGAGTCGTGGCGGCGATCTCGATCTCGGGTCGGCTGAGCCTGATGCGCGAACGCGACCTCGACGTCCTCACCGAGGACCTCATTGAAGTGGCCGACCGCATCAGCGTCGGTCTCGGGCTCATCTCCGCGATCCCGTCCTCCTGA
- a CDS encoding FAD-dependent oxidoreductase encodes MQHRTQTADVVVIGGGLAGVSAAVAAARLGSRVSLVTNRPVLGGNSSSEVRVWVVGATAHGHQRFARETGIMGELFLENQYRNPEGNPFYWDQTVLDLVRAEPNLQLHLNTDVRIVAMEKPADGEESPSPRIASVTGWTMGSEIETEFVAPVFIDCTGDGLVGHLAGATSRIGREGRAELGEPWAPEVADDELLGSSIFFYTKDAGRPERFVAPDIARDIRDTPILTNRIIRTGDNGCNYWWIEWGGELDTVAENEQIRDELWSVVFGIWDYIKNSGEFDADTLTLEWVGSIPGKREYRRLLGDHTLTQNDLLDQVDFEDTVAFGGWSIDLHPVEGVYAETAGAQQRFSNGTYGIPFRSLYSRDVDNLLFAGRNISASHVAFGSTRVMATCATQGQAVGTAAALIARDRLTPRELAGQALPLLQRTLLREDAPVIGITTDDPDDLAGRATVSASSALDAISTLEHLGSGERFTLDRDVAILVPVAPSLDQITLLVDAARDTTLRVELWSTGKRQNAVPVEHLLDGAAEIAAGVGVSATVRFGWTPEIEQNAVLVVRANPDVSLLLTEGHPYGLLVLTAKHASDEVFDDHIPEEQDQAILDWNARKLRGRSVALTVGGDTTAYRPERIVDGYQRPYGGPHLWSSERLADNRDLVAEPEVLTLHWDEPVDVASVRIVFNDDVDVDLINLHHHRTDFEAVPELVADYRLEGRRAGAAEGTWTVLAEVEGNRHRHRIHDVEPVRVDALRVVVTATNGSPYVSVASVKVFQQPSGRTTRPRRARPLR; translated from the coding sequence ATGCAGCACCGCACCCAGACCGCAGACGTCGTCGTCATCGGCGGTGGCCTCGCGGGCGTGTCAGCCGCCGTCGCCGCTGCCCGCCTCGGTTCGCGGGTCTCGCTCGTCACCAATCGCCCGGTGCTCGGTGGGAACTCGTCGAGCGAGGTTCGGGTGTGGGTGGTCGGAGCGACCGCGCACGGCCACCAGCGGTTCGCACGGGAGACCGGGATCATGGGGGAGCTCTTCCTCGAGAACCAGTACCGCAATCCGGAGGGCAACCCGTTCTACTGGGACCAGACCGTCCTCGACCTCGTGCGCGCCGAGCCGAACCTGCAGCTGCACCTCAACACCGACGTCCGCATCGTCGCGATGGAGAAGCCGGCGGACGGTGAGGAGTCGCCGTCGCCGCGGATCGCGTCCGTCACCGGATGGACGATGGGCAGCGAGATCGAGACCGAGTTCGTCGCCCCCGTCTTCATCGACTGCACGGGAGACGGGCTGGTGGGGCATCTCGCCGGTGCCACCTCCCGCATCGGGCGCGAGGGTCGCGCCGAGCTCGGCGAGCCGTGGGCGCCCGAGGTGGCGGACGACGAGCTCCTCGGCAGTTCGATCTTCTTCTACACCAAGGACGCCGGACGCCCCGAGCGGTTCGTCGCCCCCGACATCGCGCGCGACATCCGCGACACCCCGATCCTCACCAACCGGATCATCCGGACCGGCGACAACGGCTGCAACTACTGGTGGATCGAGTGGGGCGGCGAGCTCGACACCGTCGCCGAGAACGAGCAGATCCGAGACGAGCTGTGGAGCGTCGTCTTCGGGATCTGGGACTACATCAAGAACTCCGGCGAGTTCGACGCCGACACCCTCACGCTCGAGTGGGTCGGATCCATCCCGGGGAAGCGCGAGTACCGCCGGCTCCTCGGCGACCACACCCTCACGCAGAACGACCTGCTCGACCAGGTCGACTTCGAGGACACCGTGGCCTTCGGAGGTTGGTCGATCGACCTGCACCCCGTGGAGGGCGTCTACGCCGAGACCGCCGGTGCGCAGCAGCGGTTCAGCAACGGCACCTACGGCATCCCCTTCCGCAGCCTGTACTCGCGGGACGTCGACAACCTGCTGTTCGCCGGACGCAACATCTCCGCCTCCCATGTCGCGTTCGGGTCCACCCGCGTCATGGCGACCTGCGCCACGCAGGGTCAGGCGGTGGGGACGGCTGCGGCGCTCATCGCCCGCGACAGGCTGACGCCGCGGGAGCTCGCCGGGCAGGCGCTCCCGCTCCTGCAGCGCACGCTCCTCCGCGAGGACGCCCCGGTCATCGGCATCACCACGGACGACCCCGACGATCTGGCCGGGCGGGCGACGGTCTCCGCGTCGAGCGCGCTCGACGCGATCTCCACGCTGGAGCACCTCGGCTCCGGCGAGCGGTTCACCCTCGACCGCGACGTCGCGATCCTCGTACCCGTCGCTCCGTCACTCGACCAGATCACCCTGCTCGTCGACGCTGCACGCGACACGACCCTCCGCGTCGAACTGTGGAGCACGGGCAAACGCCAGAACGCCGTCCCGGTCGAGCACCTCCTCGACGGAGCCGCGGAGATCGCCGCCGGGGTCGGCGTGTCGGCCACCGTCCGCTTCGGATGGACGCCGGAGATCGAGCAGAACGCGGTGCTCGTCGTCCGTGCCAACCCGGACGTCAGCCTGCTCCTCACGGAAGGTCACCCCTACGGGCTCCTCGTGCTGACCGCCAAGCATGCTTCGGACGAGGTGTTCGACGACCACATCCCCGAGGAGCAGGACCAGGCGATCCTGGACTGGAACGCGCGAAAGCTGCGCGGCCGGAGCGTCGCGCTGACCGTCGGTGGAGACACCACGGCGTACCGCCCGGAGCGGATCGTCGACGGCTACCAGCGACCGTACGGGGGACCGCACCTGTGGTCCTCGGAGCGACTCGCTGACAACCGCGATCTGGTCGCCGAGCCCGAGGTCCTCACACTGCACTGGGACGAGCCCGTCGATGTCGCGTCCGTGCGGATCGTGTTCAACGACGACGTCGACGTGGACCTCATCAACCTGCACCACCACCGCACCGACTTCGAGGCGGTCCCCGAGCTCGTCGCCGACTACCGACTCGAGGGGAGACGCGCGGGTGCGGCTGAAGGGACGTGGACGGTGTTGGCCGAGGTCGAGGGGAACCGCCACCGCCACCGGATCCACGACGTCGAACCCGTGCGGGTCGACGCCCTCCGTGTCGTCGTCACGGCCACGAACGGCTCGCCCTACGTGAGTGTCGCGAGTGTGAAGGTCTTCCAGCAGCCGAGCGGGCGCACCACCCGGCCGCGCCGAGCCCGACCGCTACGCTGA